One region of bacterium genomic DNA includes:
- the rsmD gene encoding 16S rRNA (guanine(966)-N(2))-methyltransferase RsmD, protein MSRKTILRPTQNKVKQAIFNIFQNEIINSEFLDLFAGTGQIGIEALNHGAKNIVLVENNPVLIKKLNEINADKKIEIVKKDVFFAIGNFYRQNKKFDFVFADPPYHENLYDKILTELEKHDILNTQGRLILEHYWRENLPEETPVFKVWQKKKYGDTVLTIYKKKAV, encoded by the coding sequence ATGTCCAGGAAGACTATTCTGCGTCCAACTCAAAATAAAGTCAAACAGGCTATTTTTAATATTTTTCAAAATGAAATAATCAATTCAGAATTTCTTGACCTTTTTGCAGGTACAGGGCAAATCGGGATTGAGGCGTTAAACCATGGTGCGAAAAATATAGTTTTAGTCGAAAATAATCCGGTTCTCATCAAGAAACTAAATGAAATAAATGCAGATAAAAAAATCGAAATTGTTAAAAAGGATGTTTTTTTTGCAATTGGAAACTTTTATAGGCAAAACAAAAAATTCGATTTTGTTTTCGCCGACCCGCCTTATCATGAAAATTTATATGATAAGATTTTGACAGAACTTGAAAAACATGATATTCTTAATACTCAAGGACGTCTTATTCTTGAGCATTACTGGAGAGAAAATTTACCGGAAGAAACACCTGTTTTTAAAGTATGGCAAAAGAAAAAATACGGGGACACGGTGCTGACAATATACAAGAAAAAAGCTGTTTAA
- the coaD gene encoding pantetheine-phosphate adenylyltransferase gives MPKIAVYPGSFDPVTNGHLDLIERALKIFDYVIVAIAKHPHKKPFFTIEERLEMLKDAVKGLKQVKVDSFDELLVDYIKKQKAHTIIRGVRAMTDFEYEFQMALMNRKLDDKIETIFLMPNEIYSYVSSSVIKEIALYGGNINSLVPDIVKTKLSSKLNKNAPRK, from the coding sequence ATGCCTAAAATCGCGGTATATCCCGGGAGTTTTGACCCTGTCACAAACGGGCATCTGGATTTAATAGAACGTGCACTAAAAATTTTTGACTATGTTATTGTAGCCATTGCCAAACACCCGCATAAAAAACCATTTTTTACTATTGAAGAAAGATTAGAAATGCTTAAAGATGCTGTTAAAGGATTAAAACAGGTAAAAGTAGATTCATTTGACGAACTTTTAGTTGATTACATAAAAAAACAAAAGGCGCATACCATTATCCGCGGTGTCCGGGCTATGACCGATTTTGAATATGAATTCCAGATGGCCTTGATGAACCGGAAACTCGATGATAAAATTGAAACAATATTTCTCATGCCCAATGAAATCTATTCTTATGTTTCTTCCAGTGTAATAAAAGAAATAGCTTTATACGGCGGAAATATTAACAGCCTGGTTCCTGATATTGTCAAAACTAAACTTTCATCCAAACTTAACAAAAATGCACCTCGTAAATAA
- the pgsA gene encoding CDP-diacylglycerol--glycerol-3-phosphate 3-phosphatidyltransferase codes for MLFYFLFETVNIYTDYFALLCFVLATITDFYDGHLARRYNVVTRFGQLVDPLADKLLLLCALLSFMQRKIIPGWMVIIILSREFLVMGIRILSSSNGDVIPARESGKYKTVNQLEVIIISLCLIIFNNTFNYFFIPLKQIFNNNTLPDKLTLWIFNSGPYYLMFSTAIVTVLSGIEYYNKNRELING; via the coding sequence GTGTTATTTTACTTTCTCTTTGAAACTGTAAATATTTATACTGATTATTTTGCGCTTCTTTGCTTTGTCCTTGCAACAATCACTGATTTTTACGACGGGCATCTTGCAAGACGTTATAATGTGGTTACAAGATTCGGGCAATTAGTTGACCCGCTTGCAGACAAGCTTCTTCTCCTCTGTGCCCTTCTTTCCTTCATGCAGAGAAAAATTATACCCGGGTGGATGGTCATAATAATACTCAGCAGGGAATTTTTGGTTATGGGGATCCGTATTCTATCCAGTTCGAACGGGGACGTCATTCCTGCAAGGGAATCAGGCAAATATAAAACCGTAAACCAGCTCGAGGTAATAATAATCAGCCTTTGCCTTATTATATTCAACAATACCTTTAATTATTTCTTCATTCCTTTAAAACAGATTTTTAATAACAACACATTGCCGGACAAATTGACATTATGGATTTTTAACTCGGGACCGTATTATCTGATGTTTTCCACAGCAATAGTTACCGTTCTTTCCGGCATTGAATACTACAATAAAAACAGGGAATTGATAAATGGATAA
- a CDS encoding phosphatidylglycerophosphatase A, producing MDKIQENLVKVFASFIVGYSSAAPGTLGTLAGIPLYLFLYTRGTKIYVIFTILFFILGLEISSLAETIFKKKDSQKIVIDEISGFLVTMLFVPYKIQFIILGFTLFRIIDIWKPYPVYLFQNLEGGIGIMSDDLMAGIYSNIILQVVTRFNFLP from the coding sequence ATGGATAAGATACAGGAAAATCTTGTGAAAGTCTTTGCAAGTTTCATTGTAGGGTATTCTTCTGCCGCGCCCGGGACACTCGGGACACTGGCTGGTATCCCCTTATATCTTTTCCTTTATACCCGGGGAACAAAAATTTATGTTATTTTCACGATACTATTTTTTATACTGGGACTGGAAATATCATCTCTTGCAGAAACCATATTTAAAAAAAAAGACTCCCAAAAAATTGTTATTGATGAAATATCCGGATTTCTTGTTACAATGCTTTTTGTCCCTTATAAAATACAATTTATTATACTTGGATTTACATTGTTCAGGATTATCGATATTTGGAAACCCTACCCGGTTTATCTTTTCCAGAACCTTGAGGGCGGTATTGGAATAATGTCGGACGATCTTATGGCGGGAATTTACAGCAATATTATCCTGCAGGTTGTTACAAGATTTAATTTCCTACCTTAA
- a CDS encoding NHL repeat-containing protein gives MPKNITIKKIPFLLLILIVSFFCILPAFSSGEKRPAVIYGKNNFVLKNPSGVAINKTTKNIYVTDTINSRVLVFNPSGQYLFYFGEKGKGEGQFSLPYDIAIGPDGTVYVNDLASYFIHAFDSDGKFKFRFGKPGKKNDQFILPFGLDVDTNGYIYVVDVENNTVQIFTRQGDFLKKFGQGGAKNGEFFQPSDIAVDKDGNIYVVEMRNCRVQVFDKDGNYKFKFAQPGSGPGDLSSPKGIAISPDGTIYVSDSGNSRISVFFKNGLFIEFRGEKDDLKGLEKINIDDENFLYVSDSQNSRIRIFKVGN, from the coding sequence GTGCCTAAAAATATAACTATAAAAAAAATACCTTTTTTACTGCTGATTCTGATTGTTTCATTTTTTTGCATCTTGCCTGCTTTTTCTTCCGGAGAAAAAAGACCCGCGGTCATTTACGGGAAAAATAATTTTGTTTTAAAAAATCCTTCAGGTGTTGCTATTAATAAAACGACCAAAAATATATATGTGACTGATACTATAAACAGCAGGGTATTGGTTTTTAATCCTTCCGGCCAGTATCTTTTCTATTTTGGAGAAAAAGGAAAGGGCGAAGGCCAGTTTTCTCTTCCTTATGATATTGCTATCGGCCCGGATGGGACGGTTTATGTAAATGACCTGGCGTCGTATTTTATCCACGCGTTTGATTCTGACGGGAAATTTAAATTTCGTTTCGGTAAACCGGGGAAAAAAAATGACCAGTTTATTTTGCCTTTTGGCCTGGATGTGGACACGAATGGCTATATTTATGTTGTCGATGTGGAAAATAATACCGTGCAGATTTTTACAAGGCAGGGAGATTTTTTAAAGAAATTTGGCCAGGGAGGGGCGAAAAACGGGGAGTTTTTCCAACCCTCGGATATCGCGGTGGATAAAGATGGGAATATATATGTAGTTGAGATGCGTAACTGCCGTGTGCAGGTATTTGACAAAGACGGAAACTACAAATTTAAATTCGCCCAGCCCGGATCGGGACCGGGAGACCTTTCTTCTCCGAAGGGGATAGCTATATCACCTGACGGGACAATATATGTCAGCGATTCAGGCAATAGCCGTATTTCTGTTTTTTTTAAAAACGGGCTATTTATTGAATTCCGCGGGGAAAAGGATGACTTAAAGGGATTGGAGAAGATAAATATAGATGATGAAAATTTTTTATATGTTTCTGATTCGCAAAACAGCAGGATAAGAATTTTTAAGGTAGGAAATTAA
- a CDS encoding methyltransferase — protein sequence MLIPKERVRIYAAWLAAIFLFVSSRNAGFKWWGIFFALVGLIIRTWACGYLQKNKTVISSGPYRYTRNPLYLGSFIMGAGFFSAFHNILVVSMLTFVFAYIYYPVILDEERILEEKFGNEFREYKNHVPRIIPDFNVNGFCGEKAKFSWENVIRNKEYNAWVGFLLALGIIFVIRS from the coding sequence ATGTTAATTCCAAAAGAGAGAGTAAGGATTTATGCCGCGTGGCTCGCGGCAATTTTTTTGTTTGTTTCGAGCAGAAATGCCGGGTTTAAATGGTGGGGTATTTTTTTTGCCTTGGTCGGTTTGATAATACGGACATGGGCATGCGGGTATCTCCAAAAAAACAAAACCGTTATTTCCTCGGGTCCGTATCGGTATACAAGAAACCCATTGTATCTCGGGAGTTTCATTATGGGAGCGGGTTTTTTTTCAGCGTTTCATAATATATTGGTGGTTTCTATGCTTACCTTTGTTTTTGCCTATATTTATTATCCTGTGATTTTGGACGAAGAGAGGATCCTCGAAGAAAAATTTGGGAATGAATTCAGGGAATATAAAAACCATGTGCCGCGTATTATCCCGGATTTTAACGTTAACGGATTTTGCGGGGAAAAAGCAAAATTTTCATGGGAAAATGTTATCCGGAACAAGGAATATAATGCGTGGGTAGGATTTTTGCTGGCGCTCGGGATTATTTTTGTCATAAGAAGTTAA
- the purB gene encoding adenylosuccinate lyase yields the protein MIRRYSRKEMADIWEEKNKFQKWLDVELAGCFAWERLGKIPKGTANHIAQKAGFSLYRIKEIESEVKHDVIAFLTSVAERVGKDSRFIHLGMTSSDVLDTALALQMREAGNLILEDLKKLLLVLKKQAKKHKNTLMIGRSHGIHGEPITLGLKFAVWHEETKRNIRRMENAVDVVSYGKISGAMGNYAHLDPRVEKYVCEKLKLKPAPVSNQIIQRDRHAEYLTVLAVIASSLDKFATEVRNLQRTDIGEAEEPFTTGQKGSSAMPHKKNPVMCEQISGLARIVRSNAQAGLENVVLWHERDISHSSVERVILPDSTILVDYMLNRIINILGNLCVHPGRMLENIGKNKGIIFSQRLLLKLIDKGLTREDSYRLIQASALKIQNSDDIFLDEILKNENVKKYLSEDEIKDCFDLKYYLKNNSYIFKQAGIE from the coding sequence ATGATAAGACGTTACAGCCGCAAAGAAATGGCTGATATTTGGGAAGAAAAAAATAAATTTCAAAAATGGCTTGATGTTGAACTGGCGGGATGTTTTGCGTGGGAGCGGCTTGGGAAAATTCCAAAGGGTACTGCAAATCATATCGCCCAAAAGGCCGGGTTTTCTCTGTACCGGATAAAGGAAATTGAATCGGAAGTTAAGCATGACGTTATCGCTTTTTTAACCTCTGTAGCTGAAAGAGTAGGAAAAGATTCGCGTTTTATTCATCTTGGAATGACATCTTCTGATGTCCTGGATACCGCACTGGCACTGCAGATGAGAGAAGCAGGCAACCTGATTTTAGAGGATTTAAAAAAGTTACTTCTGGTTTTAAAAAAACAGGCAAAAAAACATAAAAACACCCTGATGATTGGCCGGTCCCACGGTATTCACGGCGAACCGATAACATTGGGACTGAAATTTGCTGTTTGGCATGAAGAGACAAAAAGAAATATCAGGAGGATGGAAAACGCGGTGGATGTGGTTAGTTACGGCAAGATTTCAGGCGCGATGGGAAATTATGCCCACCTCGACCCCAGGGTTGAAAAATATGTATGTGAAAAGCTAAAATTAAAACCGGCACCTGTTTCTAACCAGATTATACAGCGTGACCGCCATGCGGAGTATTTAACTGTATTGGCTGTTATCGCGAGTTCACTGGACAAGTTTGCGACTGAAGTCCGCAACCTCCAGCGGACTGATATCGGTGAAGCAGAAGAACCTTTTACCACGGGACAGAAAGGTTCATCGGCCATGCCGCACAAAAAAAATCCGGTCATGTGCGAACAAATTTCGGGGCTTGCAAGGATTGTCCGTTCTAACGCCCAGGCGGGTCTGGAAAATGTCGTTCTCTGGCATGAGCGCGATATAAGCCACTCGTCTGTGGAACGGGTTATTTTGCCTGACAGCACAATATTAGTGGATTATATGCTGAACCGGATAATAAATATTTTGGGAAATCTTTGTGTCCATCCCGGCAGGATGCTGGAAAATATCGGGAAAAACAAAGGGATAATTTTTTCACAGAGACTTTTACTAAAATTAATCGACAAGGGATTGACAAGGGAAGACAGCTATCGTTTAATCCAGGCCAGCGCGCTAAAAATACAAAATTCAGATGATATTTTTTTAGATGAAATATTGAAGAATGAAAATGTCAAAAAATATTTATCAGAAGATGAAATAAAAGATTGTTTTGATCTAAAGTATTATTTGAAAAATAACAGTTATATTTTTAAACAAGCAGGAATAGAATAA